The region agtatcagtgaaagactgcacccaacagaatggacaaacaactaatttggaaaagacaacacactgtacaaacacaaaattcaaaaaataaataacaaaaaatagctaaataataaatattgagatcatgagatgaagaatccttggaaatgagtccattgattgtggcaacagttcagtgatgaggcgagtgaagttgagtgaaattatccccactggttcaagagcctgatggttgaggattgtaactgttcctgaacctggtggtgtgggtcctgatgctcctgtgccttcttctcaatggcagcggtgagaagagaccattgcttggatggtgggggtcattgATGATCGATGTGGCTTTCCTACAAAGGCTctccatgtggatgtgctcaatggtggggagggttttacccgcgatggactgggccatatccaccactttttgtaggatattccattcaaaggcattggtgtttgcaACCAGTCAGTCCACCACAGATCTATAGGTGTTAGTCAAAATTTCAGATGTCTTGATGAACCTTcacaagcttctaagaaagtagaggcgctgctgtgctttctttgtaattacacttatgtgttgggtccaggacaggctctctgaaataataacactgaggatttTAACATTGCTAACCCCCTCAATCTCTGATCccacaatgaggactggctcaaggacctctggtttcctcctcctgaagtcaataatcagctccttggtcttgctgacattgagtgagaggttgttgttatgacaccactcagccagatgttCAATTTCCTTtacatatgctgattcatcaccaccttttgttcagccaacaacagtgatgtcattgacaaacttaaatatggcattggagctgtgctttgcTTCACAGTCATAAATACAAAGTAAGTAGACTGGCggcaaagcacacagccttgtggtacacctgtacTGATGGggaatgtggaggagatgttgttgccaatctgaactgactagatTCTGCAaagaggaaattgaggattcaattgcacaggGAGTTATTGaggccttgaagcttattgattagttctgaggggatgatggtattgaattccaagctgtagttgataaagagcatcctgatgtatgcatctttgctgtgcaGATATTCCATGGTTGAGTGAAGTGCCAATGAAATGTCATCTGCAGTGGACCTCTTGTGCCGATAGGCAAagtggagtggatccaagttgcttctcaggagttgatatgtttcatcatcaaactctcaaagcactttgtcaAAATGGATGTAAGTACTACTGGACGATAgctattgaggcaggttaccacattcttcttaggcacgagtataattgaagcctgcttgaagcatttGGGTACCTCAGACTACTGAAGTGAGAGATTTCAGGTATCGGGGAgcattccagccagttgatcagcgcaGGCCTTTAGTAATCAgtcaggtaccccatctgggccagatacGTTCCATGGGCTCACCCTCCTGATGGATGCTCTCACGTCTGCTTCACAGACTGAAATTACAGGGTGCATCTgcggctgtgggagtttgtgaagtttCCTCCTTCTTTtggtggtcaaagcaagcatagaaagcATTACGTTTATCTGGGAGCGAAATCTTGTAGTCATCTAtgtcgcttggtttcactttgtaagaggttatAGTAGTCAAGCCCTTCCACAGCTatcgagcatccttcagtgattcaagtttggtctggaactGTCACGTTGTTGTCCTTATCTCCAGAGCCTTGCTGTTTAGTTTCTGCTTGTGTGTAGGTAgggcagccaagtgatcagattttctGAAATGCAGTCTcagcatggaatggtaggcattccttaatATAATATAGCAGTGGTCGAGTGTGTTGCAAACCCTGGTGCTGCatgttatatgctgatgataactGGACAAagatttcttcaagcaagcctgaATGAAGTCCCCGACTGAGACTTGAAATGCATTTGGGTGGGCTGTTTCTTCTTTGGTGATGGCAGCATTCAATATCTCAGGTGCCTCTTAAATACTGAGATCGTATCTGCGTCTACCACTCCCACAAACACCTCATTCTAcagtctcaccaccctctgagtgaaaaagatcccccccatgttccccttaaacatttcacttttcacccttaacccatgatctctaattctagtctcactcaacctcagtggaaaaaacctgcttgcatttacccttcataattttgtatgcctctatcaaatttaCCCTCATTCTCTTACGGactaggaataaagtcctaagctgttcaaccttttcctatatctcaggtcctctagtcctggcaatATGCTTCTAAATGTTCTCTACACTCtcagtcttattgatatctttcccttaggtaggtgactaaaactacacacaatactccaaattagacctcacaaGCATCTTTTACAACTTCAATACAACATCCTAATTCCTGCACTCAGTGCTTTAATTTATGATGATCCtactacctgtgatgtcactgtcaaagaattatggatctatattctgagatccctttgttccaccacactctgCAGTGCCCTATTACTCACCTTGTAAGCTCCACTCTcgtatgcacccccccccccccaaaatgcaacacttcgtACTTGCATTAAGTTCCATTTGCCGTTTTTCAGGCCATTATTCCAGCTGGTCGGGGTCCCGCTGCAAGCTTTTATAGCCAGAGAAAATGTCTAATATTCCATGGTCGAGCTAATGTAGCATGGCAGCCTATGGCAAAGACTAGTGGTCATAAATTGGAAGCCAGATTGATAGTTCCCACCCAAGGGTTCCAAGCCAGGGCCCAAGAAATTCCTCATGTAGACAAGTCAATTAGCTAGCATGAGATTTACTTTCTTATTCTCACTTGTTTTCCATGAGAAATGGTTAGTATTGCTTTTTCTGATGGCAGATCTGGCTGGTCCTACTTCTGGAGTTAATGATATAGTTGGCCCTCTGGTTGCACACCGTGTTTCACAGTTTCATTATTGGTAAATCTCTGAAGAACAACATCAAGAGCTGAAGCCACTTCATGTGTCCTTGCAAGATTCCTTGGTCAGGCATTAAGCTGCTAGCTGCTCATCTGGTGAACCTTTGCAAGTGCCGCatgctgaagaaaagaaattgtttacCATTTGAAGCCTATAAGCTCATAAGTATTTTATTTTCAAAAGATTATTCTGACTTTTTTCCAATACACATCAGTTTGTAGTTGATCAATAAGCAGCCGGCAGCACAAAGTTGCGTGATTGTGACCTTTCATCTCTAATGTGCCtcttcccttttttctctctctctctctctctaccccaccCCCAGCCATATTTCTCCTTGGTTTCATGGATCCAAAGAGAAAACCAACATCAGGATTCCCAGGAGAAGGTCAGTGCTCTGAAAGAATATAATGGATCATGTGGAGTATGACAACATTAGTTTTAGTCCATGGAAAGCAGCTGATGAATATACCCCTGCAATCTGGTCCATCCAGAAGAAGACTTGCAATTGATTGACAATGCATTCACATCTCAGGCTGACCCCACCTGTTACACTATTGTTGGCACCCCTTCAACCTTTGAACTCTTTGTCCATTAGTCAAGAGTCCATACCTCAGGCATGTCATGCTTTCTCAGGAATCCATGATTTCCAGAGATATGTTGGTTGCTCTCCATCTGATGAAGAGTTACGTCATTGCCattaaaaaagcacaaaacatCTCAAGCGTCAATATACCAATCATAAGAGCACGGATGGGAAGAGATTACCAGCAGGAATTGACCAAGCCCTTAGATCTATCGCTGGAGTACTGGAGGGAATAGCTAACTATATTTTCGATCAGCAGATCAAAATAATAGGAGCAATCAACTTTGGCTACTTTATCTTTAATTTAGCAGTGTGTTTGACCTTTTGTATTCTTCAGCTACGTGGAGATATTCCTTTAGTCCTGCAGTATTGGCTGAAAGGTGCTCCTCGACCACTAACATGGTCCTTCCTCCACCCGACAGGCGCCATGTGTGCCTCTCCACCATCGTCATCATGAGCAGCATGGCCTTCATGGACGCCTACCTGGTGGAGCAGAACCAGGGGCCTCGGAAGATTGGGGTCTGTATCATTGTGCTGGTTGGAGACATCTGCTTCCTCATCGTGTTGCGGTATGTGGCAGTCTGGGTCGGAGCTGAGGTGAAGACCGCCAAGCGTGGATACGCCATGATCCTCTGGTTTCTGTACATATTTGTCCTGGAGATTAAGCTCTACTTTATTTTTCAGAACTACAAGGCTGAGAAAAAGAACACAGACATAGTCGCACGAAAGGCACTGACCTTACTGCTTTCTATCTGTGTGCCTGGGCTATACCTCATCTTGATCGCCTTAGACAGCATGGACTACGTCAGGACTTTCAGGAAGAAAGAGGATCTAAGAGGACGTCTGTTCTGGGTAGCCCTGGATTTGTTGGATATTTTGGACATCCAAGCCAATCTCTGGGAACCACATAAGTCCGGTCTTCCCATGTGGGCAGAGGGCCTCATGTTTTTCTACTGTTACATTCTCTTGCTCATTCTGCCATGTGTGTCTCTCAGTGAGATCAGCATGCAAGGTGAGCACATAGCCCCTCAGAAGATGATGCTATATCCTGTGTTAAGCTTGGTAACCATCAACATAGTGACAATATTCATC is a window of Hemitrygon akajei chromosome 3, sHemAka1.3, whole genome shotgun sequence DNA encoding:
- the LOC140725179 gene encoding transmembrane protein 121 yields the protein MVLPPPDRRHVCLSTIVIMSSMAFMDAYLVEQNQGPRKIGVCIIVLVGDICFLIVLRYVAVWVGAEVKTAKRGYAMILWFLYIFVLEIKLYFIFQNYKAEKKNTDIVARKALTLLLSICVPGLYLILIALDSMDYVRTFRKKEDLRGRLFWVALDLLDILDIQANLWEPHKSGLPMWAEGLMFFYCYILLLILPCVSLSEISMQGEHIAPQKMMLYPVLSLVTINIVTIFIRSINMLLFRDSRVSTIFIGKNIIAIATKTCSFVEYQKQVKNFPENAIALELQQNSIPHSQSIHNTQAVPHDQTPTGEIVDT